A single Cottoperca gobio chromosome 3, fCotGob3.1, whole genome shotgun sequence DNA region contains:
- the rxfp3.3a2 gene encoding relaxin-3 receptor 1 gives MDDIFNYSGALNRSSPGEEKFSFEDIDVSADGTPILRILISVVYSVVCAVGLVGNLLVFFLMRVRQDQKKSTINVFIINLAVTDFQFVLTLPFWAVDTALDFSWPFGDAMCKIILSVTVMNMYASVFFLTAMSVTRYLSVSSALKKKTYRRSRCVKLVCAVLWVAATVATAPTTFFSTATVVAGEKLCLLKFPDGHDWLALYHIQKILIAFIIPTLIVSVSYLMLLRFVKRRSMDSRNPKRNSRVTKAVTIVVLSFFFCWMPNHAITFWGVLVKFNAVDWDKSYYMVHTYVFPVTVCFAHANSCLNPVLYCLMRPEIRKMLSGLFWRVSTPSSKRISATRSFTQGEVPPQILNNGECTLSIIDRKGVPKSQMIPYTREERNEAGKKRDWNTGH, from the exons ATGGATGACATATTTAACTACAGCGGAGCACTGAACCGAAGTTCACCTGGCGAAGAGAAATTCAGTTTTGAAGACATCGACGTGAGCGCGGACGGCACTCCAATCCTGAGGATACTCATCTCCGTGGTTTACTCTGTAGTTTGCGCGGTGGGTTTGGTTGGAAATCTGCTAGTCTTTTTTCTCATGAGGGTACGTCAAGATCAAAAGAAGTCCacaattaatgttttcatcatcAATTTAGCAGTGACGGACTTCCAGTTCGTGCTCACTCTGCCCTTCTGGGCCGTGGACACCGCGCTGGACTTCAGCTGGCCGTTTGGAGACGCCATGTGCAAAATCATCCTCTCTGTCACCGTGATGAACATGTACGCCAGCGTGTTTTTCCTCACTGCCATGAGTGTGACCCGCTACCTCTCTGTTTCCTCGGCCCTGAAGAAAAAAACGTACAGGAGGTCACGGTGCGTAAAGTTGGTGTGCGCGGTGCTGTGGGTGGCAGCCACAGTGGCCACAGCTCCGACAACTTTCTTTTCCACCGCGACTGTTGTCGCTGGAGAAAAACTCTGCCTCCTCAAGTTTCCTGACGGGCACGACTGGCTCGCCCTCTATCACATCCAGAAAATATTGATAGCCTTCATCATCCCCACGCTAATAGTCTCTGTTAGCTATCTAATGCTCTTGCGCTTTGTGAAACGGAGGAGCATGGACAGCAGAAACCCTAAACGCAACTCTAGGGTCACCAAAGCTGTCACTATAgtggttttgtcttttttcttctgctggATGCCAAACCATGCCATCACCTTCTGGGGTGTTTTAGTCAAATTTAACGCAGTCGACTGGGATAAATCCTATTATATGGTGCACACGTATGTGTTCCCTGTCACTGTGTGCTTTGCGCACGCAAACAGCTGCTTGAACCCTGTACTTTACTGTCTGATGAGGCCAGAGATTAGGAAGATGCTCAGTGGGTTGTTTTGGAGAGTCTCCACTCCATCCTCCAAGAGGATCAGCGCGACGCGCTCTTTTACACAGGGAGAAGTGCCTCCCCAGATTTTGAACAATGGAGAGTGCACGCTGTCCATCATTGACCGTAAAGGCGTACCAAAATCCCAAATGATCCCATACACCCG TGAAGAGCGAAACGAagcagggaaaaaaagagactgGAACACAGGGCACTAA